In the Pseudoliparis swirei isolate HS2019 ecotype Mariana Trench chromosome 19, NWPU_hadal_v1, whole genome shotgun sequence genome, one interval contains:
- the zic3 gene encoding zinc finger protein ZIC 3, with protein MTMLLDSGPQFASLGVGGFGTPRHHEIGNRDPGLGLNPFTDSPHSAAFKISPVAHDIASSQTSAFTPQATGYAAALGHTHGGQVGSYGGGAFNSTRDFLFRNRGVGESTAPSAQHGIFAASAGSLHGPPVITDNPGHLLFPGLHDQGMSHSSPSGHVVNSQMHLGLRGDIFGRPDPYRPVASPRTDPYGTQLHNYSHPINMNMGMNVPTHHGPGAFFRYMRQPIKQELSCKWIDENQMNRPKKTCERTFSTMHEMVTHVSMEHVGGPEQSNHICFWEDCPREGKSFKAKYKLVNHIRVHTGEKPFPCPFPGCGKIFARSENLKIHKRTHTGEKPFKCEFDGCDRRFANSSDRKKHMHVHTSDKPYICKVCDKSYTHPSSLRKHMKVHESQGSESSPAASSGYESSTPPVLVSASTEDPTKTPPLAVQNTSGHSEGLAPNFNEWYV; from the exons ATGACTATGCTTCTTGATAGCGGTCCGCAGTTTGCATCGTTAGGAGTGGGGGGCTTCGGGACACCACGGCACCACGAAATCGGGAACAGAGACCCGGGTCTGGGACTGAATCCCTTCACCGATTCCCCCCACTCCGCGGCTTTCAAAATCAGCCCCGTGGCTCACGATATCGCCTCCAGCCAGACGTCAGCTTTCACCCCGCAAGCCACTGGATATGCGGCTGCGCTGGGACACACTCACGGCGGGCAGGTGGGCTCATACGGCGGCGGAGCGTTCAATTCAACACGGGACTTTCTGTTCCGGAACCGGGGGGTCGGAGAGTCCACAGCGCCGAGCGCCCAGCATGGGATCTTTGCAGCTTCGGCGGGGAGCCTCCACGGGCCGCCCGTGATTACCGATAACCCCGGACATCTGTTGTTTCCAGGACTTCACGACCAGGGGATGAGCCACTCTTCGCCGAGTGGACACGTAGTCAACAGCCAAATGCATCTGGGCTTACGCGGGGACATTTTCGGAAGACCTGATCCATATCGTCCGGTCGCGAGTCCTCGGACGGACCCCTACGGGACTCAGCTCCACAACTACAGCCATCCTATCAACATGAACATGGGGATGAATGTGCCGACACACCATGGTCCCGGGGCCTTCTTTAGATACATGAGGCAACCGATAAAACAAGAATTATCCTGCAAATGGATTGACGAGAACCAGATGAACAGACCCAAAAAGACTTGCGAAAGGACTTTCAGCACCATGCACGAGATGGTAACTCATGTGTCCATGGAGCACGTCGGCGGCCCCGAGCAGAGCAACCACATCTGCTTCTGGGAGGACTGTCCGAGAGAAGGGAAATCTTTTAAGGCCAAGTACAAGCTCGTCAACCACATCCGCGTGCACACGGGCGAGAAACCGTTCCCATGCCCGTTCCCCGGATGTGGGAAAATATTTGCCAGATCGGAGAATTTGAAAATCCACAAAAGGACACATACAG GTGAGAAGCCGTTTAAGTGTGAATTTGACGGCTGTGACAGACGCTTCGCCAACAGCAGCGACAGGAAAAagcacatgcatgtgcacacatcAGACAAGCCATACATCTGCAAAGTGTGCGACAAGTCATACACACACCCCAGCTCTCTCAGGAAACACATGAAG GTACATGAGTCTCAAGGATCTGAATCGTCTCCAGCAGCAAGCTCTGGATACGAGTCGTCCACACCGCCAGTGCTGGTGTCCGCCAGCACTGAAGATCCGACAAAAACACCGCCATTAGCCGTGCAAAACACGTCTGGCCACAGCGAAGGACTGGCACCCAACTTTAATGAATGGTACGTTTGA